Proteins from a genomic interval of Clostridium scatologenes:
- a CDS encoding LysR family transcriptional regulator, whose protein sequence is MDLKKYELFSDVADSGNFTISGNKLGYTQSGVSHIIKGLENEFGFSLFVRTRRGVSLTDNGKTILPLIRQLLANNSHLEQTINAINGLVTGSITIGTYSSIAINWLPKIIYEFQKDFSSININIREGGIDEIESWIENNTVDFGFCSKRNSQEFDWIPIKDDPLMAILPKDFPIPKNGIYEISDFQNQSFIIHGLGIDYDIHLALRKSKVTPYTHFSSTDDHTIISMVANHLGISILPNLIVKDWSDLITALPLKPYTFRSLGIGVKSLKYLSPASKKFIEYAKNLL, encoded by the coding sequence ATGGATTTAAAAAAATACGAACTTTTTTCTGATGTAGCTGATAGTGGTAATTTCACAATAAGCGGTAATAAACTTGGCTATACTCAATCTGGAGTTAGCCACATAATAAAGGGACTAGAAAATGAATTTGGTTTTTCATTGTTTGTACGAACAAGACGTGGAGTATCTCTTACTGATAACGGTAAAACAATTCTTCCGCTTATAAGACAACTTTTAGCTAATAATTCTCATTTGGAACAAACTATAAATGCGATAAATGGTCTAGTTACAGGTTCCATCACCATTGGTACGTATTCAAGCATTGCTATAAATTGGCTTCCAAAAATCATCTATGAATTTCAAAAAGATTTTTCAAGCATTAATATAAATATAAGAGAAGGTGGTATTGATGAGATAGAATCCTGGATCGAAAATAATACCGTAGATTTTGGCTTTTGCAGCAAGAGAAATTCTCAAGAATTTGACTGGATACCCATAAAAGATGATCCGCTTATGGCAATTTTGCCAAAAGATTTTCCAATTCCCAAAAACGGTATCTATGAAATTTCTGATTTTCAAAATCAATCTTTTATAATCCATGGATTAGGTATTGATTATGATATACATCTAGCATTAAGAAAATCAAAGGTAACACCATATACACACTTTTCATCAACAGATGATCATACCATTATTTCCATGGTTGCAAATCATCTTGGCATCAGCATACTTCCGAATTTAATTGTAAAAGATTGGTCTGACTTAATTACTGCATTGCCACTTAAGCCATATACATTTCGAAGTTTAGGTATTGGAGTAAAATCTTTAAAATATCTTTCCCCTGCTTCAAAAAAATTTATTGAATATGCAAAGAATTTGTTGTAA